One Candidatus Scalindua japonica genomic region harbors:
- the rd gene encoding rubredoxin has translation MIKYVCKMCGHVYDPEEGDPNAGIAAGTKFEDLPDDWVCPECGAKKSLFKKAD, from the coding sequence ATGATAAAATATGTTTGTAAAATGTGTGGCCATGTTTATGATCCTGAAGAAGGTGATCCTAATGCAGGAATAGCGGCCGGTACTAAATTTGAGGATCTGCCTGATGATTGGGTATGCCCTGAATGTGGTGCAAAAAAAAGTCTATTTAAGAAAGCAGATTAA
- a CDS encoding cytochrome-c peroxidase, whose amino-acid sequence MTYGRGRSMLVESDSERSKELIKPIPINYYYDKAKVELGKKLFFEPRLSKSGGITCNSCHNLSTGGADNLPSSIGHKWFFGPINSPTVLNAKFNLAQFWDGRAKDLKEQAGGPIANPIEMGSNHELAVNVLQSIPEYVQWFKQVYGGEEINVDRVTDALAAFEETLTTPNSRFDHWLNGYEETISEFEKEGYDLFKNKGCIFCHNGVGVGGNSYRKFGNIKPYDKDTHTLGRYNVTKKEEDKYVFKVPLLRNIELTAPYFHDASTWDLDEAVKIMAEYQLGAILTDNETSKIVAFLRTLTGEQPSIALPILPPSTATTPQPNRN is encoded by the coding sequence ATGACTTACGGTAGAGGCAGAAGTATGCTCGTGGAATCTGATTCAGAACGTTCAAAAGAACTTATCAAACCAATTCCAATAAACTATTACTACGATAAGGCAAAAGTCGAATTAGGAAAGAAATTATTTTTTGAACCCAGATTGTCCAAATCTGGCGGGATAACCTGCAACTCCTGTCATAACCTCTCAACTGGTGGTGCAGATAATTTGCCAAGCTCTATCGGACATAAATGGTTTTTTGGTCCGATAAATTCACCTACCGTACTGAATGCAAAGTTCAATCTGGCACAATTCTGGGATGGCCGTGCGAAAGACTTAAAAGAACAGGCAGGTGGTCCCATAGCCAATCCTATTGAAATGGGTTCAAACCATGAGTTAGCAGTAAACGTATTGCAGTCTATACCGGAGTATGTGCAATGGTTTAAACAAGTATACGGTGGAGAAGAAATTAATGTTGACCGTGTTACTGATGCTCTAGCAGCATTTGAAGAGACCTTAACCACACCGAACTCAAGATTTGATCATTGGCTGAATGGCTATGAAGAAACCATTTCTGAATTTGAGAAGGAAGGATATGATCTATTTAAGAACAAAGGTTGCATATTCTGTCATAATGGTGTTGGTGTAGGGGGAAACTCTTATCGCAAATTTGGCAATATAAAACCGTATGACAAAGATACTCATACTCTTGGCAGATACAATGTGACAAAAAAAGAGGAAGATAAATACGTATTCAAGGTTCCCCTGCTGAGAAATATAGAGCTGACGGCTCCCTATTTCCACGATGCAAGCACATGGGATCTGGATGAAGCGGTTAAAATTATGGCCGAATATCAACTGGGAGCAATACTTACTGATAATGAAACAAGCAAAATAGTTGCGTTCCTGAGAACCTTAACGGGTGAGCAGCCATCAATAGCTCTTCCTATTCTACCACCCTCAACAGCAACTACTCCGCAACCAAACCGCAATTGA
- a CDS encoding response regulator transcription factor, with amino-acid sequence MSKIRVLLADDHTIVRQGLIALLDSHEDIEIVGEAENGRQAFEKTKQMIPDIVVLDITMPNLNGIEATRKIKKLNPEIKVIVLTMHDNEEYVYQLLQAGASGYLLKESAVSDLVSAINAVKKGDIFLSPKISKVVVKDYIKHTERESKAFDSLNMLTSREREVLQLIAEGYTNKEVARLLKLSIKTVDIHRAHIKEKLQIRDTAGLVKYSIRHGLIKF; translated from the coding sequence ATGTCTAAAATTAGAGTATTACTTGCTGATGATCATACGATAGTAAGGCAGGGCTTAATAGCTCTTCTGGATTCTCACGAAGATATCGAGATAGTAGGAGAGGCGGAAAATGGCAGGCAGGCTTTTGAAAAGACGAAACAAATGATTCCGGATATAGTAGTGCTTGACATCACCATGCCAAATCTTAATGGAATTGAGGCAACACGTAAGATTAAGAAACTAAATCCAGAAATTAAAGTTATAGTTCTAACTATGCATGATAATGAAGAGTATGTATATCAGCTCCTCCAGGCAGGTGCTTCAGGATATTTACTCAAAGAGTCAGCAGTATCAGATCTGGTTTCAGCCATAAATGCAGTAAAAAAAGGAGATATTTTTTTAAGCCCTAAAATATCTAAAGTAGTTGTTAAAGATTATATAAAACACACCGAGAGAGAATCAAAAGCATTTGATAGCCTGAATATGCTTACTAGTCGTGAACGTGAGGTACTACAGTTAATTGCGGAAGGATACACAAATAAAGAGGTCGCTCGTCTTCTAAAATTAAGTATAAAGACAGTTGATATTCATAGAGCTCACATAAAAGAAAAACTCCAAATACGAGACACAGCAGGTCTCGTAAAATATTCCATTAGACATGGTCTTATCAAGTTTTAA
- a CDS encoding sensor histidine kinase: protein MKIRNKLIIVLLMFSIIPVTTLLIFEIKRDQETLEKQIGVSSLEFTRLAMMRINEYLYFKYVDVQKWVNNINQEGISAGDDDASISNYLKKLVESYDEYHYIICLNKEGRIVASSDVELMNMDIEPGMEIQKLLNGKLIIQDVSFNKMAGGYAVVISVPIRDTDEQTRIVGVISAALRWNKVNKMIASLEIKGKKQDLANHFMLTNEDGLVISCFDNKQMFATNLISIGLKSAKNAQEHKEGSIVETSEHGLSSFSTYTYMKKYNEMPLVNWRLILYQDSERVFEPVYSLEKPILYILPTTIVFLIIISYYLANRISKPILSLALMAQDIGKGDLSKKINVNSKDEIAYLADSFNKMRVALSRSFTNIERHKKELQQLSKRIVIVQEEERKNLSRELHDDAGQALTAMKINVEMMEKEIPDSNVSVRRRLADTKQLLSHTLQEIRTLAFELRPSLLDDFGVQSAIKEYTKGYSERTKIDVQVLGKKIVKRFPSEIDILLYRCVQEALNNVVKHSKATKVTIEIIADKEEIHMRVKDNGYGFDVKEVLEENKKSTSIGLFGMKERVALLNGSLKIYSERKKGTELAILIPFKTNKENSVFEGGRDV from the coding sequence ATGAAGATAAGAAATAAGTTAATCATTGTATTGCTCATGTTCTCGATTATTCCAGTTACTACCCTTTTAATATTTGAAATAAAAAGGGACCAGGAAACTTTGGAGAAGCAAATTGGTGTAAGTTCACTCGAATTTACTCGTTTAGCAATGATGAGGATAAATGAATATCTATATTTCAAATATGTAGATGTTCAAAAGTGGGTAAATAATATAAATCAAGAGGGCATCTCTGCAGGTGATGACGATGCCAGTATCTCTAACTATTTAAAGAAACTAGTAGAAAGTTATGATGAATATCATTATATCATCTGCCTGAATAAAGAAGGAAGGATTGTAGCGTCAAGTGATGTTGAGTTGATGAATATGGACATTGAGCCTGGCATGGAAATCCAGAAGTTGCTAAATGGAAAACTGATTATTCAGGATGTATCATTCAATAAAATGGCAGGAGGATATGCCGTTGTCATTTCAGTCCCAATCAGAGATACTGACGAACAAACCAGGATCGTCGGTGTAATTTCGGCTGCGCTGAGATGGAATAAAGTAAATAAAATGATTGCTTCTTTGGAGATAAAGGGGAAAAAACAAGATTTAGCTAATCATTTCATGCTTACTAATGAAGACGGGCTTGTAATATCTTGTTTTGATAATAAACAAATGTTTGCAACTAATCTGATCAGCATAGGGCTAAAATCAGCGAAAAACGCACAAGAACACAAGGAAGGCTCAATTGTTGAAACTTCTGAACATGGTCTTTCTTCATTCTCCACTTATACTTATATGAAGAAATATAATGAGATGCCACTCGTAAATTGGCGTTTAATTCTCTACCAAGACTCTGAGCGTGTCTTTGAGCCAGTTTACTCCCTGGAGAAGCCGATTTTATATATATTACCAACTACTATAGTATTTTTAATCATTATTTCATACTACTTAGCTAATAGAATTAGTAAGCCTATTCTTTCCCTTGCCTTAATGGCTCAGGATATTGGTAAAGGCGATTTATCTAAAAAAATAAATGTCAACAGTAAAGATGAAATTGCCTATCTGGCTGATTCATTTAACAAAATGCGTGTTGCGCTTAGTAGGTCATTTACAAATATTGAAAGACACAAGAAAGAACTTCAGCAACTTTCCAAAAGAATTGTAATAGTTCAGGAAGAAGAACGTAAAAATCTATCCCGAGAATTGCATGATGACGCGGGACAGGCGCTTACGGCCATGAAAATTAATGTTGAGATGATGGAGAAGGAAATTCCTGATAGTAACGTAAGTGTCAGGAGAAGACTTGCTGATACAAAACAACTTTTATCACATACTTTGCAGGAAATCCGAACACTTGCATTTGAACTCAGACCCTCTTTACTAGACGATTTTGGTGTCCAGTCTGCAATAAAAGAATATACAAAAGGATATTCTGAGAGAACTAAGATAGATGTACAGGTTTTAGGCAAAAAAATTGTTAAAAGATTTCCTTCTGAGATAGACATACTCTTATATCGTTGTGTACAGGAAGCTTTGAACAACGTGGTAAAACATTCTAAGGCAACAAAAGTGACAATAGAAATAATAGCGGATAAGGAAGAAATCCATATGAGGGTTAAAGATAACGGTTATGGTTTTGATGTAAAAGAAGTTTTGGAGGAAAATAAAAAAAGCACAAGCATCGGTTTATTCGGTATGAAGGAAAGAGTAGCACTTTTGAATGGAAGTTTAAAAATATATTCGGAAAGAAAGAAAGGCACAGAATTAGCTATACTTATACCTTTTAAAACTAATAAAGAAAATAGTGTTTTTGAGGGAGGGAGGGATGTCTAA
- a CDS encoding c-type cytochrome, producing the protein MDTVLKLLFFESCKLRLILTSIITLSIILVSNIVFAIESVKIEKAEYKSEDNELQVEVKIIEERRWRRHTVSLFDDITGEFLAEKRGRDETIKFKFSPISEPDVPCKVLAEVEGMKVSKDVKNAPITCSDGGGNDGGNGDDKNLISLHDRNSPQYDKNCTSCHVAILVEESLVPSILTAHTSMLLETPGEKDNEKCGWCHRNVDLVQGSAGNLRKQVKADLCAVCHGDDFGEAKRYYQTSITDGEILYELTCAFCHNDLSNSEVKGKKSKEIREKIREDKGGMKPLDELSPSQVRAIANALANVEGGDNDSSDD; encoded by the coding sequence ATGGATACTGTGTTGAAGTTGTTATTTTTTGAAAGTTGTAAATTACGACTTATTTTAACAAGTATTATTACATTATCTATTATTTTAGTTTCAAATATTGTATTTGCTATCGAATCAGTAAAGATTGAAAAAGCAGAATACAAATCTGAAGATAATGAGCTTCAAGTTGAGGTTAAGATAATAGAGGAGAGAAGATGGAGAAGGCATACAGTTAGTTTATTTGATGATATAACAGGTGAATTCCTTGCAGAAAAAAGAGGTAGGGATGAAACAATTAAGTTTAAGTTTAGTCCTATTTCCGAACCGGATGTTCCATGCAAGGTACTTGCAGAAGTGGAGGGTATGAAAGTTTCAAAAGATGTTAAAAATGCACCGATAACTTGTAGTGATGGTGGAGGTAATGATGGTGGTAACGGTGATGATAAAAATCTCATATCCTTACATGACAGGAATTCCCCGCAGTATGATAAAAACTGTACTAGCTGCCATGTTGCAATCCTCGTTGAGGAGAGCCTGGTTCCTTCAATACTGACTGCTCACACATCCATGCTTTTAGAAACTCCAGGGGAAAAGGATAATGAAAAATGTGGGTGGTGTCACCGTAATGTAGATTTAGTCCAAGGGTCTGCAGGGAACCTGAGAAAACAGGTCAAAGCCGATCTTTGTGCTGTGTGTCATGGTGATGATTTTGGTGAGGCGAAGAGGTATTATCAGACATCTATAACCGATGGTGAGATACTTTATGAACTAACCTGCGCATTTTGTCATAATGATCTGTCAAACTCTGAAGTTAAAGGTAAGAAATCAAAGGAAATTCGGGAAAAAATAAGAGAAGACAAGGGAGGGATGAAACCTCTTGATGAACTCTCGCCATCACAGGTCAGAGCAATAGCTAACGCACTCGCAAATGTTGAAGGTGGCGATAATGACAGTAGTGATGATTAA
- a CDS encoding molybdopterin-dependent oxidoreductase: protein MKKEREDNLLNSSVNRRTFIKVSGALASATVANQVFSKSRAKAECVNINQPFETGENCPDDLETADDIIYSVCQMCHSRCGIRAKVKEGVLVKIDGNPYHPNNRDVDENNNPDRLPYNTSTDNAVNHLGRVCLKGQAGIQTVYDPFRIQKPLRRVGPRNSGQWETISWEQAFSEIAGRINELIPPEERDDPIDQTIPELGKKRNQLAFSPGRSVEKEMSERIWKHGWGTINYGLSHTSVCESTRHVANELITWDPNGSKNSMGAGRTEGWQADILGAEYIIYFGSNALEAGFPMVGMARNLMQFKRNGGKYVVVDPRYNNTAAKADQWVPIKPGTDAALAMGIMRSIIDLQRYDILYLKNTNSDAAAEDGIPTWTDSTYLVGYFTDDNGKPFQRYINAKEAGISNGTTVLDNDYVVWSEGILRGFNDIKHGELDVEDTMSLDGVEVVVKSAFRLLKESAMSKGISEYESICGVQPGTISNLAMEFVSHGKKAVAMTYRGPIKHTNGLYNQLAIQHLNTLIGNYDFKGGCTAGAGGWSHKSGVVNLSKVAGDPGHEGIRIDRAKTFYNQSETGNLFTGYPAARPWFPFGTHGNYQEVIPSIQDQYPYAIKVLITYWNAMPYSVPALRKVWEETMADETKLPLLVSISPVMGEVAAWADYVLPDSTYLEKFSVPGIPWRVNKGTSFQRPVVGKFDGSPIGDSGGIGNTIPLGSDYTPVLPETKSVLDIQIGLAKELGLPGVGADALLNDNGDPVGNLNNSLDWAKALLQNMEFNTGVSTEEIISKGGVFDNPGDEYTGDKLTYQYGNIIRTFNDPIARTIDSVKGVYYSGVPQYLPITHSNGNAVSDPNYPYNLITYKTVHHGQARTNVNPWLMLMAPENFVEINAEDADALGIETGDMVNVSSASNPNGIEGKAKVTQGLMPGVVGISHHYGHWEQSSRSMVIDGEPTGHDPSRGAGIQPTQIMRTDNQYPNVSLQEPIGASCSFFNTSVTIIKV from the coding sequence ATGAAGAAAGAGAGAGAAGATAATTTGCTCAATTCATCCGTAAACCGTCGTACTTTCATAAAGGTTAGCGGAGCACTGGCATCAGCAACGGTGGCTAACCAGGTTTTCTCAAAATCCAGGGCTAAAGCTGAATGCGTAAACATAAACCAACCGTTTGAGACTGGAGAAAACTGTCCAGATGATCTCGAAACTGCTGATGATATCATTTACAGCGTCTGCCAGATGTGTCACAGCCGATGTGGTATCAGGGCCAAGGTAAAGGAAGGCGTTTTAGTAAAGATTGATGGTAATCCTTATCACCCTAACAATCGAGATGTTGACGAAAATAATAATCCGGATAGATTACCGTACAATACATCTACTGATAATGCAGTAAATCATCTGGGACGCGTTTGTCTTAAGGGGCAGGCTGGAATACAGACGGTTTATGATCCATTCAGGATCCAAAAACCATTAAGGAGAGTTGGGCCCAGGAATTCCGGGCAGTGGGAGACTATTAGTTGGGAACAAGCCTTTTCTGAGATAGCGGGAAGAATTAATGAGCTTATCCCTCCTGAAGAAAGAGATGATCCTATTGATCAGACCATCCCTGAATTGGGCAAAAAAAGGAATCAACTCGCATTTTCACCAGGTCGAAGCGTAGAAAAAGAGATGAGTGAAAGGATCTGGAAGCACGGCTGGGGCACGATCAATTACGGTCTCAGCCATACCTCAGTTTGTGAATCGACTCGACATGTAGCAAATGAGTTGATTACGTGGGATCCCAATGGAAGCAAAAATAGTATGGGTGCAGGAAGAACTGAAGGTTGGCAGGCAGATATCCTGGGGGCAGAATACATCATCTACTTTGGATCAAATGCTCTAGAGGCTGGCTTCCCCATGGTCGGTATGGCGAGAAACCTGATGCAATTTAAAAGAAACGGAGGAAAATATGTCGTGGTGGACCCACGATATAACAATACAGCTGCCAAGGCCGACCAGTGGGTGCCAATTAAACCGGGTACTGACGCTGCCCTTGCTATGGGAATAATGAGATCGATTATTGATTTACAAAGATATGATATTCTTTATCTGAAAAATACCAATAGCGATGCGGCAGCAGAAGATGGTATTCCAACTTGGACGGATTCAACATACCTTGTGGGGTACTTTACAGATGATAATGGCAAACCGTTCCAACGTTATATTAATGCAAAGGAAGCAGGAATTTCGAATGGAACAACAGTCTTAGACAATGATTACGTAGTCTGGTCTGAAGGTATATTAAGGGGTTTTAATGATATCAAACACGGAGAATTAGATGTTGAAGATACCATGTCTCTAGACGGAGTCGAAGTAGTAGTGAAATCTGCTTTCAGACTTCTAAAAGAATCAGCAATGAGTAAGGGAATCAGTGAATACGAAAGCATCTGTGGGGTACAACCCGGTACCATTTCAAACCTTGCAATGGAGTTTGTCAGTCATGGGAAAAAAGCGGTGGCAATGACTTACCGTGGCCCAATAAAGCACACTAACGGTCTCTATAACCAACTAGCTATTCAACATTTGAACACCCTGATAGGAAACTATGATTTTAAGGGAGGATGCACAGCAGGAGCCGGAGGATGGAGCCATAAATCAGGAGTTGTAAACCTGAGCAAGGTTGCAGGAGATCCCGGACATGAAGGAATACGGATCGACAGGGCTAAAACATTTTATAATCAGAGCGAAACCGGAAACCTCTTTACTGGATACCCAGCTGCGCGACCCTGGTTCCCATTCGGAACGCATGGTAATTACCAGGAGGTAATCCCCAGCATACAAGATCAATATCCTTACGCGATTAAGGTGTTGATCACATACTGGAATGCTATGCCATACTCTGTTCCGGCTCTTAGAAAGGTATGGGAGGAAACCATGGCAGATGAAACTAAGCTCCCTCTGCTAGTATCCATCAGTCCCGTAATGGGTGAGGTAGCAGCATGGGCTGATTATGTCCTTCCTGATAGTACATATTTGGAAAAATTCTCAGTGCCTGGTATACCATGGAGAGTGAACAAAGGAACCTCCTTTCAAAGGCCTGTTGTTGGAAAGTTTGATGGTTCACCAATAGGTGATAGTGGTGGTATTGGAAACACAATCCCACTTGGTTCTGATTATACACCGGTATTACCCGAAACCAAATCAGTTTTGGATATTCAGATCGGCTTGGCCAAAGAACTTGGGCTCCCAGGTGTAGGTGCGGATGCTCTTCTAAACGATAATGGAGATCCTGTCGGAAACCTTAATAACAGTTTGGATTGGGCAAAGGCTCTCCTGCAGAACATGGAATTTAATACTGGAGTATCAACTGAAGAAATTATCTCTAAAGGTGGTGTCTTCGACAATCCTGGAGATGAATACACTGGCGATAAATTAACGTATCAGTATGGCAATATCATTCGGACCTTTAATGATCCCATTGCACGTACAATTGATTCGGTTAAAGGAGTTTATTATTCTGGAGTACCTCAATATCTTCCGATTACACACTCTAACGGGAACGCTGTTAGTGATCCCAACTATCCCTACAATCTCATTACATACAAAACTGTGCATCACGGACAAGCCAGGACAAATGTTAACCCCTGGCTTATGCTTATGGCACCAGAAAATTTCGTAGAGATTAATGCAGAAGATGCTGACGCACTAGGCATTGAAACAGGAGATATGGTGAACGTTTCCTCTGCTTCTAATCCTAATGGTATTGAAGGAAAGGCAAAGGTAACACAGGGATTGATGCCTGGAGTAGTTGGTATCTCACATCATTACGGTCACTGGGAGCAATCTTCCCGTTCAATGGTAATCGATGGTGAGCCTACGGGACACGATCCAAGTCGAGGAGCGGGTATTCAACCTACACAGATAATGAGAACAGACAATCAATATCCTAACGTAAGCCTTCAAGAACCTATTGGGGCTAGCTGTTCGTTTTTTAATACATCAGTTACTATAATAAAAGTTTAA
- a CDS encoding 4Fe-4S dicluster domain-containing protein yields the protein MSQLGWLIDLDKCTGCDTCTIACKSENNTTPLESPMPFKNGNGVLPDHVSYRWVVKKESGVYPNPKLEFITSACNHCQHPGCLTSCPKSDPDNFEDPGNAIIKRNEDGIVLINQDFCIGCKNCTQSCPYGAPQFNSNSLKVEKCTFCFHRLYDQNGDRTGFEPACVTSCVGNALHLVEDFDPNESGMNAPDGFADPSLTTPHVKFETGQR from the coding sequence ATGTCACAACTAGGTTGGTTAATAGATTTGGATAAATGTACGGGGTGTGATACATGCACCATTGCATGTAAGTCAGAAAATAATACGACTCCATTAGAATCACCGATGCCCTTTAAAAACGGGAATGGTGTCCTTCCAGACCACGTGAGTTACCGTTGGGTTGTCAAGAAGGAGAGTGGGGTCTATCCCAATCCCAAACTGGAATTCATTACGAGTGCCTGTAATCACTGCCAACACCCGGGTTGTCTCACTTCATGCCCAAAATCAGATCCTGACAACTTCGAGGACCCTGGTAATGCTATCATCAAGAGAAACGAAGACGGCATTGTGCTGATTAACCAGGACTTTTGTATAGGTTGCAAGAACTGTACACAATCTTGTCCTTATGGTGCACCACAATTCAACTCGAATTCCTTAAAGGTAGAGAAATGCACCTTCTGTTTTCACCGTTTGTATGATCAAAACGGTGATCGCACAGGGTTTGAGCCAGCGTGTGTAACTTCCTGCGTGGGAAACGCGCTTCATCTTGTGGAAGATTTTGATCCTAATGAGTCGGGGATGAATGCACCTGATGGTTTTGCCGATCCTTCACTTACAACTCCCCATGTAAAGTTCGAGACCGGACAACGATAA
- a CDS encoding TorD/DmsD family molecular chaperone → MKMNTSVATQDAKARRDMYRFLSSVYLLPPSKDFLLYIVSKETIDELSVLFGGNAVEVLREFAATVDIDKDLLSIKQEYLDLFAVPTGRYVAPFEDVYRGKMGKDQQARGPLLGEYAIAVKKIYRSSGAKMERTCKELPTHIGVELSFMCFLCEMEVEVIANQEGETFYDQAKREVTDIIRYRKIEIKFLQEHLNEWFPQLSKSIQINSRSQLYCGLTIIIEKFLSQDTAFLLAIANSEICKPEMKTP, encoded by the coding sequence ATGAAAATGAATACGAGTGTTGCAACTCAGGACGCTAAGGCGAGAAGGGATATGTATAGATTTCTCTCTTCTGTTTACTTGCTTCCTCCCAGTAAAGACTTTCTGCTTTACATCGTGTCAAAAGAGACTATAGATGAACTTTCTGTATTATTTGGTGGAAATGCTGTAGAGGTTTTAAGGGAATTTGCTGCTACCGTGGATATCGATAAAGATCTTTTATCTATCAAACAGGAATATTTGGATCTCTTTGCAGTGCCTACAGGTCGATATGTCGCCCCGTTTGAGGACGTTTATCGTGGAAAAATGGGCAAAGACCAGCAAGCAAGAGGTCCTCTACTAGGAGAATATGCCATTGCAGTAAAAAAGATATACCGGTCATCAGGAGCGAAGATGGAAAGGACGTGCAAGGAATTGCCTACACACATTGGAGTTGAGTTATCATTTATGTGTTTCTTGTGTGAAATGGAAGTTGAGGTGATTGCCAATCAGGAAGGGGAAACATTTTATGATCAAGCAAAAAGAGAAGTAACGGATATTATCAGATATCGTAAAATCGAGATTAAGTTTCTACAAGAACATCTAAATGAATGGTTTCCTCAACTCAGCAAATCTATCCAGATAAACTCAAGAAGCCAACTTTATTGTGGCCTCACCATAATTATCGAAAAATTTCTTAGTCAAGATACAGCTTTTCTTTTAGCAATTGCAAATTCAGAAATTTGTAAACCGGAAATGAAAACTCCATAA
- a CDS encoding 4Fe-4S binding protein has product MSTGIILKEVLADDHKTSALQDLCKRVLYKKSTCSRCVNICPQDAISLNPGPNIKDGCTDCGLCQAVCPTEVFQNELSSDRNLLSKAEAIYKKNRILYPGGRKLLFFHCHRADKQDRNSLFLHCLGRITPNIILGTALMGFDKIVLTKGNCSQCHYHLGEKLIKNVLTTSQMLLESKGVTRFAIKIEEKEKCKQAVLSRRDLFSMLSDKIKNGTASFVHRTETTIKEKLNNSIVSKGRKRPSPQMKLLKMILRQNSYENKTVIKYKPELSFGKIKVDEKGCSACGACISLCPTGAITKKRENDFLSLYVNTSLCNNCTLCKEACPQNAIDFETNIDIEDILGEKSEVIARIKLVSCTICGEKIANEQRTRCSTCRKRYG; this is encoded by the coding sequence ATGAGTACAGGAATAATCTTAAAGGAAGTACTGGCTGATGACCACAAGACATCTGCCTTACAGGATTTATGTAAACGTGTCCTTTACAAAAAAAGCACCTGCAGCAGATGCGTAAATATCTGCCCTCAGGATGCCATATCTTTAAACCCGGGCCCAAACATAAAGGACGGCTGTACTGACTGCGGCCTATGCCAGGCCGTTTGTCCTACAGAGGTATTTCAGAATGAACTTTCTTCCGATCGTAACCTGTTAAGTAAGGCGGAAGCCATTTACAAAAAAAATAGGATTCTATATCCAGGAGGCAGGAAACTCCTGTTTTTTCACTGTCACCGTGCAGACAAGCAGGACAGAAATTCTCTTTTTCTTCATTGTCTGGGAAGAATAACGCCAAACATTATTCTTGGTACTGCTCTTATGGGATTTGATAAAATCGTTTTAACAAAGGGTAATTGTTCTCAGTGCCATTATCACCTGGGAGAAAAATTGATTAAAAACGTTCTTACCACTTCTCAGATGTTGCTGGAGAGTAAAGGGGTTACACGATTTGCAATAAAAATAGAGGAAAAAGAAAAGTGTAAGCAAGCGGTCTTAAGTAGAAGAGATCTTTTTTCAATGCTTTCCGATAAGATAAAAAACGGTACTGCATCCTTTGTCCACCGCACTGAAACTACGATTAAGGAAAAGTTGAATAACTCTATTGTGAGTAAGGGGAGGAAACGGCCTTCACCTCAAATGAAATTACTCAAGATGATCCTCAGACAAAATAGTTATGAAAACAAGACGGTCATTAAATACAAGCCAGAGTTATCATTTGGAAAGATAAAAGTTGACGAAAAAGGATGTTCTGCATGCGGCGCCTGCATTTCTCTCTGCCCAACAGGAGCAATCACTAAAAAAAGGGAAAATGACTTCCTATCCTTATATGTAAATACTTCATTATGTAACAACTGTACACTCTGCAAGGAAGCATGTCCCCAAAATGCTATCGATTTTGAAACAAATATTGACATTGAAGATATTCTTGGAGAAAAAAGTGAGGTGATTGCCAGAATCAAACTGGTCTCCTGTACTATTTGTGGAGAAAAAATAGCTAATGAGCAAAGAACACGATGTTCAACGTGTAGGAAACGATATGGGTAA
- the scpB gene encoding SMC-Scp complex subunit ScpB, with product MEPLEKKSPDDVKRIVEAVLFAVQEPISARKLSDIVGDTDTREIQEVIRQLREEYDAHDRVFQIEEIANGFQLLSRPEYHEWISKIRKKSSESKLSQQALETLSIIAYKQPIIRADIEAIRGVQSGQMIRTLIERGLVKITGRDEVLGRPLLYGTTTKFLNHFGLKSTKDLPKVEDLEMP from the coding sequence ATGGAACCACTGGAAAAGAAATCTCCTGATGATGTTAAGAGAATAGTTGAGGCCGTTTTATTTGCTGTTCAAGAACCTATTTCCGCACGCAAACTGAGTGATATTGTTGGCGATACTGATACCAGGGAAATTCAGGAAGTAATTCGACAATTACGCGAGGAATATGACGCTCATGATAGAGTGTTTCAAATTGAAGAGATTGCTAACGGGTTTCAACTGCTCTCCCGACCTGAATACCATGAATGGATATCAAAGATACGTAAAAAGAGTAGCGAAAGCAAACTTTCACAACAAGCCCTGGAAACCCTGTCAATCATCGCTTACAAACAACCTATTATACGGGCCGATATTGAAGCAATTCGGGGTGTTCAATCCGGTCAGATGATTAGGACACTGATTGAAAGAGGCCTTGTAAAGATTACCGGGCGTGATGAAGTACTCGGACGTCCACTCCTCTATGGGACAACTACAAAGTTCCTGAACCATTTTGGTCTGAAATCAACTAAAGACCTTCCCAAAGTAGAAGACCTGGAGATGCCGTAA